A genomic window from Populus alba chromosome 19, ASM523922v2, whole genome shotgun sequence includes:
- the LOC118044215 gene encoding uncharacterized protein — MGDLKTLAKARMELEELYSGIPDDSVNLTFQDLAIHVKQSQKSPPEKMNTSTTTKEPIQEAKTPKQVSPLTKLPSLDFNRGLQASKNHQQPRHLAEGHPLGQSHKHNLQHDESHSPCGSIGSDHHDQSNHVHANIGRKGPSKSRFAPERSREFDDVSVMSMNSMYQERSGRPRRPGIPHSNICTVCSTYIYIFRHRCLVCGRVHCRNCVSIGMGEMTEGRKCIDCLGRRFSQRYISRAGMVGCCSGYPCDVKQAELRWAEKGPRRAGERAFGHGNMTSRSRNPMSTPPRPSNKAGVSVSQDLPSFVTSSPYSPYSTPKHHQLPL, encoded by the exons ATGGGGGACTTGAAAACGTTGGCAAAGGCAAGAATGGAGCTTGAAGAATTGTATTCAGGAATCCCAGATGATTCAGTCAATCTCACTTTTCAAGACCTAGCAATACATGTAAAACAAAGCCAAAAAAGTCCACCAGAGAAGATGAACACCAGTACCACCACTAAAGAACCAATTCAAGAAGCCAAAACCCCTAAACAAGTTTCTCCTCTAACCAAGTTGCCTAGCCTTGATTTCAACAGAGGTTTACAGGCTtccaaaaatcatcaacaaccTCGTCATCTTGCTGAAGGGCACCCACTTGGTCAATCTCATAAACATAACCTGCAGCATGATGAATCTCATAGTCCGTGTGGCAGTATTGGATCAGATCACCATGATCAAAGCAATCATGTTCATGCAAATATAGGTAGAAAAGGTCCTTCAAAATCAAGGTTTGCACCGGAGAGAAGCAGGGAATTTGATGATGTGAGTGTTATGAGCATGAATTCTATGTACCAAGAAAGAAGTGGAAGACCTCGTCGCCCTGGAATCCCTCACTCCAATATCTGCACCGTTTGCTCTACTTACATCTATATTTTTCGGCATCGTTGCTTG GTTTGTGGAAGAGTCCATTGCCGAAATTGTGTAAGCATAGGAATGGGAGAGATGACAGAAGGAAGAAAGTGCATCGACTGTTTAGGGAGAAGGTTCAGTCAAAG ATACATTAGTAGAGCAGGAATGGTAGGGTGTTGTTCGGGGTATCCTTGTGATGTAAAGCAGGCGGAGCTCAGGTGGGCTGAGAAGGGGCCGAGAAGGGCAGGGGAGAGAGCATTCGGCCATGGCAACATGACCTCAAGATCAAGAAACCCTATGAGTACTCCTCCAAGGCCCTCCAATAAGGCAGGTGTTAGCGTGAGTCAAGATCTTCCTTCTTTTGTTACAAGCTCGCCTTATTCTCCTTACAGTACTCCTAAACATCACCAGCTGCCCTTGTAG